The DNA region GTTGGTTCTGGAAAGGTACACCATACCGTTACTAATAAAAGttctcaatgaaaaaaattctcagtaATTTCTCAGAAATATATTAACGTTTTCATACAGTcctaagaaaaattatatatcatTTCTGGAGCATAGTTGCCACTGGTTAGGGAAAACTTGGAGAACTCGAAAAAATGGTCCGGGAAATTTATGGCGGTGTAGTGGAATGAGAAAGAATACAGATTTTTCTATGCAAAACAAACTAAgaacaatttatttcaacatgcTCGGTTGCATGACTCTTAAATACATCATAAATGTTCATTAAAGACCGATCGCCTCGGAACTTTATTTGTTCGAATTTTAATCacgtaaaaattacaattcgGTTAGGGAACGTCAAAGAATTCTTTCGAGTTTTTTAGTTTTCGCCATGTGGAAAGATTTGACTTATCCTAGTAACGTctccaaaaaattcaaaaaattttcgagtttTTGTTAAcacttacattttttcaaaactctcactcatgaaaaaagatttgatGTCTAATGTGTATTTTGGGACTGTGCTGCattatggaaaattaaaattgatttctgagaaaaatccaatatttttcaggaagcagttgaaattaattttctgaaatgcgtttatgtcattattattcgCCTTCATGagttcttttcattcttttactCAATATCGCTCAGCAGTATCCTTCTGATTCTCCAAAAGATCGAATTTTTCCGGATAGcgttaatttcagtttttcatttaaaattgtttacaCTTTTTAGAGTTCCTTTCTGCAGTTGGTTCTGGGTGAACTTCCACCAAATCAAGGTCACATTTATGTCAATGGCTCTATTGCATATGCCAGTCAAGAGCCATGGCTGTTCGGTGGCAGTATTCGTAATAATATACTATTTGGCCAAGAGtacgataaagaaaaatacaaagaagTTACAAAAGTTTGCGCTCTCCTAAAAGACTTTGAGCAATTCCCTCAAGGTGACAAGAGTATTGTTGGCGAAAAAGGCGCATCACTGAGTGGCGGACAACGTGCCAGAGTTAATCTAGCCAGGTAATTGCTTTCACGCGGATATAAaaatacttgtaaaaaaattcggaagcTTCCTACTTCATTCAGACAATATGGTGCTGATGATATCATTTTTGGACTCAGAGTAGATAAAATGCTACAGCTGTGACTAAATTGATCATTACAGAGCTGTCTACAGAAGTGCAGATATATATCTCTTAGATGATCCGCTTTCTGCAGTAGATACACACGTAGGTAAACAACTTTTCGACGAGTGCATAAATGGCTACCTAAAACAGAAGACGAGAATTCTAGTAACACATCAAAtacaatacttgaaaaatgctgACATGATTGTCGTCTTGGATAACGTGAGTATTCAATAGttattgcagaaaaattgcaTAGCTTGACCACTCGGCGAAAGGATAATGGGCTGTGCATCAGAATCAAATGTTAAGGAAAGAAAGCAAAATCGCTTTAAAAATCTCAGGCAGAGTTATTTGTGCCAATGATGTAGAACACCGTTCCAAACAGGTTCCTACTATGTAATAGAATTGATTTAGAGCAAATTCTATCAATCTTAGGTACgaacaattcaaaaacattATGATAGGGCatttaaaatgattaaactccgttatttttcgtccgaTTCTGATGTTTTTCGGCTTATCACATTCATCATAAAGATTTCCAGAGAtcggacaaaattttttttacaaataccCACTTATCTCCGCAGTGGAATAAAATAGTTTTGCTGGGCACAAAATGTtcctcagaaatcacatttaTGCATTAAATCTGTACTCGAATTTGAGACTTCTTTAAtgttttgcataaaatttttgagcaTCTAATCACCCACTAAAAGAGCTTAAAAGCAGTAAaatctgatgaaaaaacaTGACAATTCAACCATTCTGAACATAGCAGGGATGATATTTCATTTGTGTTTGTCATCATTGGCGCAAATAACGCTGTTGTAAATTCTTTGGACGtgttttttttgctttcaacCATTGATTCGAATTGTACCGCCTATTCATCTTCAAAACGAATGGTAGTTGGTTTCCTTCATatgaaaagatttcaaatttcatcttgAAGCACCTGTATCCAAtcatcataaaatttttcctgaaTAGGGCAAAGTTGCAAGTCAAGGGTCGTTTgaagaattgcaaaaaaataacacaacaTTTGCAAATTTGCTGAACGAAGACGAGCCTGAAGAAAAGGTCAAAGCTGCGGTACACCCACCTGCCGATCGAATGGTATccgaaatttcgaatctgaaCGAAGATGAGGATATAGAAGACGAGCCTAAGGAGACCGACGAATTGATGGCCAAGGGTGGTGTCTCGAGCACGCTGTattggaaatatttcagaGCTGGTGGTTCAACATTCATGATTCTAATGGTTATAGTTACATTGATTTTGGGTCAACTGGCCAGCAGTGGAACCGACTACTGGCTCTCATATTGGTAATTATACAGAAATTTTGAAGCTTCGACACTCATTAACATCCCGAAGTgcctaaaaaatatttgcgatGGAGATTTCTTGTATTAATTCTGATTCATTTGCCTTTTTAAAATAGGACCAAACAAGAAGACCGTCTATTAATGGAAGAACCTCAGCAAAATTGcacaaacaataattttccaaGCAACGTAACAATCGCCACACGTCCATATAACAATTCTGAGTTAAATTCATCAAATACTCTGCTTCCAACATCGGTAAGTTCCACACATTTCATATGCTTTTCATTTTGTCTACAGTTTTCCCTATGTTTGATTTGAAATGCTGATTCAAAATACCTAGTTCTCACAATTAGTTTCAACAAGTGCGCATTAGActtgatattgaaaaagtattGTCTGAAGGATTTACACTAGAGTTGTGCAGCTAATCGATTAATGTAGACTTAGACGAACTGTTTTTTCATCAGAAAAACCGATAAATTGATTATTCAGGAAACCGATTAATCTGAAAGATGATTAATTTAAGAAGCGGTTTAATCggagaattgttgaaaaaacaatgaattGAAGTTTACGATTATTTGAGTCATTGCATTAATTTATACCCAAAAGTAATATATTCTGGTATATTGTCTGATTTTGCAATTAAGATGTACCGATTAATTAGATTAAAATGTGTTGCATACTTAGGTTATTTCAAAAGATATAAGTGAAAATGCATCTCACTTTGACACAAATACGGCATTATGGATTTACGGTGGTTGTATAACTGGAAGTGTTGTGATAACGATACTTagaagtttactttttttcaaactatgcATGAACGCCAGCAAGGGCTTACACAACACGatgtttgcaaatattttgaaagcCCCCATGCATTTTTTTGACACAAATCCTTCCGGTGAGTAATGATGTGCTGCGACAACTATCTTGCATAATTCgtaatttcaaatatcaacACTTCAATCATTCTCCAGGACGTATtctcaatcgattttcaaaggATATGGGAGCAATAGACGAAATTCTTCCCCGAGTAATGATTGAATCTCTACAAGTTTACCTTGTAATGTCTGGTATCCTGATTCAAGTGGTCATAATCAATTGGTGGATGATATTCGCAATAATTGTTATGGGGTTCTTGTATTGGCTAATCCAACAAATTTATGTCTCATCGGCCCGAGATATCAAACGACTGGAAGGTGTTAGTAAGTATTTACAGTTTAGATAATTTAAACATACTATTTTGTCAATCATTTTCGCCTGATTTCATTTGTGAGACATTAGACAGGTTGAGGCAATCCTCAAAAATTtaccattaatttttttccagagagacttttaaaattacattttttgaagacagttttcaaagaaattggGTACTATTTCTCAAAACtttgaattctgaaaaacTCACAAGTTTTGTAGTTTCTGAGTATTCTGACAAATTTTAGTTAGCGGTAAAAATCCACcgaatgttttaaaaaaaaaactaatattttttcagatctttATTCCGTATCACTAATCTGTCAATTTTCTGAGTCCTGGAGTTTTTGCGTCTTTTCTGACAACACCAcgtatctgtaaaaaaatatttgcagcgATACTAGaattatcataaattttgaaaaactttcatttaacaaatttttcgtaaatctgaCGAAATTAATTCTGTCTTAGAGAAATTGAGATATTTTCACATAGACATTATTATAATCTGTcggagatttaaaaaaaaaattgaaactctcAAAAGTTCTTCTTCCGAGTAGATTGATGgaaattactgaaaatttcttagaataattttcacttgGGATTTCTATTTACTCCccaatattaattgaattcACAGCTAAAAGCCCTGTGTTCTCACATGTGAGTGCTTCCTTGAGTGGATTAGCAACAATCCGATCATCTGGAGTAGAAGAGTTGTTGCGCAAAGAGTTTGACATCCATCAAAACTTGAATACTGCAGCTTACTATCTTACCGTTGTAAGTAGCACGGCCTTTGGATTTTGGCTGGATATGGTATCTCTTGCCTTTGTTTCATTTGTCACGTACAGCTTCATTTTCTTAAACCATGGtaagtaaatataattttttattcaaatactgCATGGACGTACCACCAAAAAGTCGTGACCAGTAATAAGGAAAGCAATTGGTAATCGTATGAGTCAATATGTTATCTGGAATGCAAAGGGAATTTTTCAGGTTGCGCCTTAGTGGTTGGGAGATATCGATATTGCTATTTTCGTTGTGATTGTTACTGTGTCAAATAATCGTTTTCGCTTTTCATCTGAGTGAAAAGACTTGAAACCTTGTAACTCAATCTTTTCTTCAAGGTAATACATTCGCTGGTGATGTTGGACTGGCAATTTCACAAGTTCTGATTTTGTGCGGAATGCTGCAACACGGAGTGCGTCAAATGGCAGAAGTTATTTCTCAGATGACAAGTGTCGAGCGTGTTCTACAGTTTACGAAACTCGAGAAGGAGGGCCCTTTCGAGAGCGAACCTGGTCAAAAACCCCCAGCGCAATGGCCAAGTGAAGgtcaaattcaattcaatcacACATATCTGCGCTATGTGGAGTCCGAACCTCCAGTTCTCAAGGACCTGAATCTTGTAATCAAGTCTGGAATGAAGGTAGGTTTaaggataaataaaaagtggcaaaaagaaaaagcaccATCaacaaaatctcaaaaattttatttatgccAGTGATGGCGAACACGAATGAAACAACATTCCTACTGTCTAATGGGAATAAATCcaagaaaattcgaataagACAAGTTAAGATATCAGCAATTTGAGGAACTTTGATGTTTTCAATCAGAATCTAACCCTTTTGGGCTCATTGTTCGAAAAAATCCTCACGAattgtttggaaattttttaagaaatcttACAGTCTATCATAATTATATGACTGTTAGTAAATGTCTATTCTACAGTacttaaaaaatctttttttgtcCACTATCAAGATAACTATTGgcacaatttttcttaaacaatTCCTGAAAATCACTATGGTAAACAAAGTAAACCCAAAACCCTCGAATCAGAATCAAATACACCAGAATTTAATCAGTTTCAATGTTCtaattttaaaacttttcttttcgtgTTGATATCTTAGCTTGAGGTATTCAAGCTTGGTCAGAATCATTTCTTTTGCATAAGAGGGATGTTGTTTCCTTCGTGTTTATCATAATTGGCGCATATAAAATTACTGGAGGTTTTTCAGAGAGTGTTTGCTCACTTCCTAACTTTTGATTTTGGCAGTGTAGTCCATTCATTTCTAAATATCGGTGAATTAAATCATTAATATTCGTAACAATTCTACATATCAGGGGAAAGACACAGTGAGGTGTAATGAAACAGTTAGTTCTTCATAAAAAAAGATCTGATGATCTTGCTCTGTGAAATTATTAACTATTTCAATTGATCTCAGGTTGGAATAGTCGGCCGCACCGGAGCTGGTAAATCTTCGCTCATCTCAGCCCTGTTTCGCTTGGCGAAAGTGGAAGGGGAAATAGTTTTGGACGATATAGACACGAAGAAGATTGGCCTTCACGATttgagaacaaaaatttcaataataccGCAAGTGCCAGTTTTATTCTCTGCCACAGTCAGGGACAATCTTGATCCGTTTCACAAGTTTGAAGATGCCAAACTTTGGCTTGCCCTGGACCAAGTCGAACTGAAGGATTCCATCGCATCGCTTGACCACCTTGTCAACGAGGGTGGAACGAATTTCAGTGCCGGACAACGCCAGCTTGTCTGTCTGGCCCGGGCTCTCCTAAGGAACAACAAAGTTCTCGTTCTCGATGAGGCTACAGCAAATGTAGACCCGTCTACTGATGCCTTGATACAACATACGATAAGAAAAGAATTCAAGGATTGCACTGTGTTGACCATAGCTCACAGATTGAACACGATTATGGACAGTGACAAGGTCTTAGTAATGGACCATGGACAAATAGTAGAGTTCGATCATCCTCATCTACTCTTACAAAATGAGAATGGATACTTCTCTAGAATGCTTGCTGAAATGGGGAACAATATGGCCGAGGAACTCAAGACCGTTGCTAAAGAGGTATtcttaattttcatcatcaaacTTAGCATCTAGTCACTACAGGAAGTATAGGAAAAAGTTAGACATATGTGCtggaattttatatttctcttCATTGATTTGTTCCTTGGGACATGCCTCAGTatttagaaatattaaaaaatactcgAAATGTGCAACACAAAGAACGTGATGAATTTGAGAAGTATTATGACAACAATTATTGGAATTAGTAACATTAATGTAAAGAAACattgagtggaaaaaaaacttctgcaACTGTGGAACGATTTTTAAAAGAGTTGGGTTAGTAGAATATAAAAAGTATGTAAGAGTAGTAGAGtagcgagatttttttttattgctccCACTGCAAAAGCCGGATATatgtagcaaaaaaatattgttaagaAGAATACCTCTTAAATTTAACTTTATAAGGTTCCTCTCAAAATTTAAAGTTTTCCCATTTGAATGAaagatgttatttttttctttttactcgtACCACTTGGCTGAATTTAATGATACGGACTCGATCATTTTGGCAAAAGTTAAAATCCTTACAAAATTGTCATGTGAATTTTTGCTGCCATGCCAAGAGTTTGGCCATTAAAGTCGGttaaagatgaatttttgcataaaattgACTTCTGATGCTTACACAACATATGAACATGGATTTTGTtgaattaacatttttttagagAATTTAGTTCTGTATACCACGCTTCTAGGATCAAATTCGTATTACAAAATATGTTCAAGTGGTAACAATTTAAACAAACAATTACATCTTTCCTATGTATTAGAGTTAAGAAATATCCAGccctaagaatttttttattttttattttactaacCAGGCATTTCAGTTTGGTGCGtacgtgtgcgtgtgtgtgtgtatctgtTCCGAATTTGTTACaactcatgtatgttgtagaactttgaaaactaaaaaacacgtatttgttttttgatcAGGCAAAAACGATTTAAGCGATTTCCAAAGATAGGCATTCAACGGGGTTGTCTCTCAGTTTTGGATAGAGGCTCTTGATGTAGTTAAATAAAACCAACGATGAAAAGTTTCTATTCATGAATCTTGCAtccatgaatgaaaaattttcgctttggtttcattcaaatagtTCAAGTGTTTTTGCAGGGGTCGTTTCCACCCcattaaaccgtttttccctcggtaaaaaaaaaaatacgtgtcctTTAGTTGAGGTGCAACGAATTTGAAGGGGCACAACAAACTGGTGTTCCTTGTAAGTACAAGTTTTTCAGGTCGGAGCGAAAAGCAAATGTTGCTTACCGAATGAAACCACCTAAAGTTTTGCTTTTCTCATAGTACATTGATTTCCAGACAATCTgacatttcattttcttttttttttttaagttgaaTTAAAGTGGTGTGACGCACATTCTGTTTTCTTCTAATTTGAATTAGAAATGTTCCAACTTGTAATTGATTGTGgtttagaaatgaaattattagatAGGAGCAACGGCGTGACAAAAACATTGTCTATTTCTGTGTGGAAGAGCTAGAAATATCAGGAAACTTGATACCCCCTAGAACTTGATTACACCACATACTCTACCAAGTAGTTTTCCAATTATAAGTTAGATAAAAATTACTGTCAacttttccaaattattttacaggCCTTCGACAGCATCACACAAGAAATAGTTCCAGTACATGGGTCCAATGGTACTGTCCAGAAGAAGTAAAGATCAGCCTATTCGAACATAATATTCTTGCTCATAGGCCTAAACACGTTGAACAGACATTACCTACCAGCAGATCGACAACTTTAAACAAAAGCATTCACAATGAATGGTTATAACCGAATATtctatttgtatttttcaacagTACAAACTtgtagttaattttttttcctcttttaagTCAGTAGAAGAATTTTATCCCGaacaaaacatttattttattatcattgtacTTCAGGAAAAAACTTAAGATTATGGTGTTATTGACACTGATTAGCATCATCGGAAGTATTTGAATCTtacgtgatatttttttccctgtgCATCACAAGTTAGTcagttattcaaaatattctagtTAATAATTAGCACGTAGTAACAAAATCTTCACTACGTGATAGACgttctcttcatttttatgtCCAAAAAGTCTCCAATTACTCCAAATATTTCAACTGCACATTGAATCTATAATGATTTCCTGTTTTGCGGCTGTGCTTAAAACTACCAACTTAATTCAAGTTATTTATCATATGTTATACACACCTAATGTGCCTGAAACTGTGGCGAAAGATTTAGAATATTTGTGATAAAAGAAATTGTCAGTAAGTAATTCGCCGCTACAATTCACAATGTTAAACATGAACAAGAACATACAATTTTCGGGTGg from Diprion similis isolate iyDipSimi1 chromosome 3, iyDipSimi1.1, whole genome shotgun sequence includes:
- the LOC124405018 gene encoding ATP-binding cassette sub-family C member 4 isoform X2, which produces MYASAVVVLAWANAAISHHVNVGQLRVGMRVRIACSSLVYRKILRLSRCASNKTASGQVVNLLSNDVARFDTVGMFLHYIWVLPIQGALITYLVWRSVQVASLAGILLITIQTVPLQGYLSRWTSKLRMKIALRTDTRVRLMNEIVSGVQVIKMYAWEKPFEKLVSMARSYEVEVLTLTSYLRGFYLATMVFTERTTLFFTIMTYVLIGNKISADIAFSLAQYFNILQCTMAIFYPLAVSMLAESLVSIKRLETFLSLEENVPSPQRHPSGDEKDAIITKNVTTSWTENSIANTLHRIDIRIKSGTLCAIVGSVGSGKSSFLQLVLGELPPNQGHIYVNGSIAYASQEPWLFGGSIRNNILFGQEYDKEKYKEVTKVCALLKDFEQFPQGDKSIVGEKGASLSGGQRARVNLARAVYRSADIYLLDDPLSAVDTHVGKQLFDECINGYLKQKTRILVTHQIQYLKNADMIVVLDNGKVASQGSFEELQKNNTTFANLLNEDEPEEKVKAAVHPPADRMVSEISNLNEDEDIEDEPKETDELMAKGGVSSTLYWKYFRAGGSTFMILMVIVTLILGQLASSGTDYWLSYWTKQEDRLLMEEPQQNCTNNNFPSNVTIATRPYNNSELNSSNTLLPTSVISKDISENASHFDTNTALWIYGGCITGSVVITILRSLLFFKLCMNASKGLHNTMFANILKAPMHFFDTNPSGRILNRFSKDMGAIDEILPRVMIESLQVYLVMSGILIQVVIINWWMIFAIIVMGFLYWLIQQIYVSSARDIKRLEGVTKSPVFSHVSASLSGLATIRSSGVEELLRKEFDIHQNLNTAAYYLTVVSSTAFGFWLDMVSLAFVSFVTYSFIFLNHGNTFAGDVGLAISQVLILCGMLQHGVRQMAEVISQMTSVERVLQFTKLEKEGPFESEPGQKPPAQWPSEGQIQFNHTYLRYVESEPPVLKDLNLVIKSGMKVGIVGRTGAGKSSLISALFRLAKVEGEIVLDDIDTKKIGLHDLRTKISIIPQVPVLFSATVRDNLDPFHKFEDAKLWLALDQVELKDSIASLDHLVNEGGTNFSAGQRQLVCLARALLRNNKVLVLDEATANVDPSTDALIQHTIRKEFKDCTVLTIAHRLNTIMDSDKVLVMDHGQIVEFDHPHLLLQNENGYFSRMLAEMGNNMAEELKTVAKEAFDSITQEIVPVHGSNGTVQKK
- the LOC124405018 gene encoding ATP-binding cassette sub-family C member 4 isoform X1, which codes for MDSSRKYDNPSPQVKANPLSRLFFWWLKSLFAYGRTHDLEIKDLYNALPEDHSAPLGNILEENWKIELQNAKEENRKPKLLHAIKKTFAKSYCIYGIWILILSVFIRVAQPFALGLLIAHFQPCSASTSEEAYMYASAVVVLAWANAAISHHVNVGQLRVGMRVRIACSSLVYRKILRLSRCASNKTASGQVVNLLSNDVARFDTVGMFLHYIWVLPIQGALITYLVWRSVQVASLAGILLITIQTVPLQGYLSRWTSKLRMKIALRTDTRVRLMNEIVSGVQVIKMYAWEKPFEKLVSMARSYEVEVLTLTSYLRGFYLATMVFTERTTLFFTIMTYVLIGNKISADIAFSLAQYFNILQCTMAIFYPLAVSMLAESLVSIKRLETFLSLEENVPSPQRHPSGDEKDAIITKNVTTSWTENSIANTLHRIDIRIKSGTLCAIVGSVGSGKSSFLQLVLGELPPNQGHIYVNGSIAYASQEPWLFGGSIRNNILFGQEYDKEKYKEVTKVCALLKDFEQFPQGDKSIVGEKGASLSGGQRARVNLARAVYRSADIYLLDDPLSAVDTHVGKQLFDECINGYLKQKTRILVTHQIQYLKNADMIVVLDNGKVASQGSFEELQKNNTTFANLLNEDEPEEKVKAAVHPPADRMVSEISNLNEDEDIEDEPKETDELMAKGGVSSTLYWKYFRAGGSTFMILMVIVTLILGQLASSGTDYWLSYWTKQEDRLLMEEPQQNCTNNNFPSNVTIATRPYNNSELNSSNTLLPTSVISKDISENASHFDTNTALWIYGGCITGSVVITILRSLLFFKLCMNASKGLHNTMFANILKAPMHFFDTNPSGRILNRFSKDMGAIDEILPRVMIESLQVYLVMSGILIQVVIINWWMIFAIIVMGFLYWLIQQIYVSSARDIKRLEGVTKSPVFSHVSASLSGLATIRSSGVEELLRKEFDIHQNLNTAAYYLTVVSSTAFGFWLDMVSLAFVSFVTYSFIFLNHGNTFAGDVGLAISQVLILCGMLQHGVRQMAEVISQMTSVERVLQFTKLEKEGPFESEPGQKPPAQWPSEGQIQFNHTYLRYVESEPPVLKDLNLVIKSGMKVGIVGRTGAGKSSLISALFRLAKVEGEIVLDDIDTKKIGLHDLRTKISIIPQVPVLFSATVRDNLDPFHKFEDAKLWLALDQVELKDSIASLDHLVNEGGTNFSAGQRQLVCLARALLRNNKVLVLDEATANVDPSTDALIQHTIRKEFKDCTVLTIAHRLNTIMDSDKVLVMDHGQIVEFDHPHLLLQNENGYFSRMLAEMGNNMAEELKTVAKEAFDSITQEIVPVHGSNGTVQKK